The following proteins are encoded in a genomic region of Pectinophora gossypiella chromosome 6, ilPecGoss1.1, whole genome shotgun sequence:
- the LOC126367813 gene encoding protein pelota, translating into MKLVHKSIEKDGCGSVGLIAEEPEDMWHAYNLIAEGDAVTASTVRKVQTESSTGSSTSNRVRTTLTIRVENIDFDTQACMLRLKGRNIVENQYVKMGAYHTLDLELNRKFTLQKICWDSVALERVEMACDPAANADVAAVVMQEGLAHVCLITPSMTLVRSKIDMTIPRKRKGFVQQHEKGLNKFYDAVMQSILRHVDFAVVKCVIVASPGFVKDQFFEYMMQTAVKTDNKLLIENKSKFLLVKASSGFKHSLKEVLQEPAVIAKISDTKAASEVKLLESFYTMLQLEPAKAFYGKKHVERANEAQAIETLMISDKLFRCQDIQQRKEYVSLVDSVRDNGGDVRIFSSMHVSGEQLDQLTGIAAILRFPMPQLEDMDSDEGEGSDSDSD; encoded by the exons ATGAAGCTTGTGCATAAAAGTATTGAAAAAGATGGGTGCGG GAGTGTTGGACTCATCGCGGAGGAGCCGGAGGACATGTGGCATGCTTACAACCTGATTGCGGAGGGAGACGCGGTGACAGCGTCGACGGTTCGCAAGGTGCAGACGGAGTCTTCTACCGGCTCCTCCACAAGCAACCGAGTGCGGACCACACTCACCATCCGCGTAGAAAATATAGACTTTGACACACAAGCATGCATGCTCCGACTGAAGGGCAGGAACATTGTTGAGAACCAGTATGTAAAG ATGGGTGCATATCACACATTAGATTTAGAGCTGAACAGAAAGTTTACactacaaaaaatatgttgGGACTCTGTGGCTTTGGAACGGGTGGAGATGGCTTGCGATCCTGCAGCAAATGCCGATGTGGCTGCCGTAGTGATGCAGGAGGGTCTGGCTCATGTTTGTCTGATCACCCCCTCCATGACACTTGTCAGATCAAAGATTGATATGACCATACCCAGGAAAAGGAAAGGATTTGTTCAGCAACATGAAAAG GGCTTAAACAAATTCTATGATGCAGTGATGCAAAGTATACTCAGGCACGTAGACTTTGCTGTGGTAAAGTGCGTGATTGTGGCATCTCCAGGGTTTGTGAAGGATCAGTTCTTTGAGTACATGATGCAAACAGCAGTGAAGACTGATAATAAACTGTTGATTGAGAACAAGTCAAAATTTCTGCTGGTCAAAGCTTCTTCTGGATTCAAGCATTCTTTAAAAG AGGTGCTCCAAGAGCCAGCAGTGATAGCGAAGATATCAGACACGAAGGCAGCGAGCGAGGTCAAGCTGTTGGAGAGCTTCTACACCATGCTGCAGCTCGAGCCGGCGAAGGCGTTCTACGGCAAGAAACACGTAGAGCGGGCCAACGAAGCACAGGCCATCGAGACCCTTATGATCTCTGATAAATTGTTTAG ATGTCAAGACATACAGCAGCGGAAGGAGTACGTATCACTGGTGGATTCGGTTAGAGACAACGGCGGCGATGTTAGGATATTCTCTAGCATGCACGTGTCGGGGGAGC